In the Enterococcus saigonensis genome, one interval contains:
- the mnmA gene encoding tRNA 2-thiouridine(34) synthase MnmA has product MTDNSNTRVVVGMSGGVDSSVTALLLKEQGYDVVGIFMKNWDDTDENGVCTATEDYKDVAQVAAQIGIPYYSVNFEKEYWDRVFEYFLAEYRAGRTPNPDVMCNKEIKFKAFLDYALELGADYVATGHYARVTKDGNGVVHMLRGVDNNKDQTYFLSQLSQEQLAKTLFPLGGMEKSEVRAIAERAGLATAKKKDSTGVCFIGEKNFKQFLSNYLPAKKGKMVTLDGQIKGEHDGLMYYTIGQRQGLGIGGGSGSNDPWFVVGKDLSTNTLYVGQGFHHEALYADRLDASTLHFTTDEKMPREFKCTAKFRYRQADVPVTVRLLADDQAEVIFDEPVRAITPGQAVVFYDGDECLGGGLIDRAYKEEVVLQYI; this is encoded by the coding sequence ATGACAGACAACAGCAACACACGCGTTGTCGTGGGCATGAGTGGTGGAGTAGATTCTTCTGTAACCGCACTTTTGCTCAAAGAACAAGGATACGATGTCGTAGGTATCTTCATGAAAAATTGGGATGATACAGATGAAAACGGCGTTTGTACCGCAACAGAAGATTATAAAGATGTAGCGCAAGTAGCAGCACAAATTGGAATTCCATATTACTCAGTCAATTTTGAAAAAGAATACTGGGATCGCGTCTTTGAATATTTTCTAGCAGAATATCGCGCTGGTCGTACACCAAATCCCGATGTGATGTGTAATAAAGAAATTAAGTTCAAAGCATTTTTGGATTATGCGTTAGAATTAGGTGCCGATTACGTTGCAACAGGACACTATGCTCGCGTTACAAAAGATGGAAATGGTGTAGTTCACATGTTACGTGGTGTGGATAATAATAAAGATCAAACTTATTTTTTAAGTCAATTATCTCAAGAACAACTAGCTAAAACACTGTTTCCTCTAGGCGGAATGGAAAAGTCAGAAGTTCGTGCTATTGCAGAACGTGCTGGTTTAGCAACTGCCAAAAAGAAAGATTCTACTGGGGTTTGTTTTATTGGCGAAAAGAATTTTAAACAATTTTTAAGTAACTATCTGCCAGCGAAAAAAGGGAAAATGGTTACGCTTGATGGGCAAATAAAAGGCGAACACGATGGCTTAATGTATTATACAATTGGGCAACGTCAAGGTTTAGGTATTGGCGGCGGCAGTGGATCAAATGATCCTTGGTTTGTAGTCGGAAAAGATTTGTCAACAAATACACTTTACGTTGGCCAAGGTTTCCATCACGAAGCATTGTATGCCGATCGTTTGGATGCAAGTACGCTACATTTTACTACCGATGAAAAAATGCCGCGAGAATTCAAATGTACCGCAAAGTTTCGCTATCGCCAAGCTGACGTGCCAGTAACTGTTCGTTTACTAGCAGATGATCAAGCAGAAGTTATCTTCGACGAACCAGTACGAGCAATTACGCCAGGACAAGCGGTTGTATTTTATGATGGAGACGAATGTCTAGGCGGTGGTCTGATTGATCGTGCCTACAAAGAAGAAGTAGTGCTACAATACATTTAA
- the pbp4 gene encoding penicillin-binding protein PBP4(5): MTEQLRRQNKQNKKNFKLIFILIGALLLAIAGGLLAYHSKTKNEQKQRVALVKEFTQFLSQGKYDSLPKIFLADTAQRNGYSDKEITAKYQNIFTAIEVKNIKMDKLKIVKQKEDKYQVSYELSFSTAMGQLKNLKYQTYLAYEEGKPKLEWGPNLIFPQMSGKDKVSMTVDEPIRGKILDRNNQPLAENGPLQQLGVVPQELGEGDKKEKNIKAIAETYDLTEKQIIQAVEQSWVKPNYFVPLKIVDEVKGLPTGASIQEITGRKYPLGAAAAHLVGYLGKITADDLKKHPELTSEGEIGRAGLEAVYDEKLRGKAGGKLAITDEKGNEKNVLLETKKQDGTAIQVTIDSSLQELAYNALAKKRGATVVSAPHNGELLALVSSPSYDPNKMTNGISQKDYDTYEKDEKKPFLNRFLTGYAPGSTFKAITAAIGLDNASLNPNEKLAIKGLKWQQDTSWGNYYVTRVADVGQVDLKAALVYSDNIYMAQETLKMGEKAFRAGLNKFIFGEKLNVPLAMNPAQISNEESFNSSILLADTGYGQGQLLINPIQQATMYSVFANKGTLVYPKLLTDVKVSKKADVVKETSVDRINEDLKAVVSDPNGTAHSLNSLGYPLAAKTGTAEIKEKQDERGQQNSFLLAYEGENSGYLFISMLEDRQENESATQLAPNVLAYLHEHY, translated from the coding sequence ATGACAGAACAATTAAGACGGCAAAATAAACAGAACAAGAAAAATTTCAAATTAATTTTTATCCTTATAGGCGCTCTTTTATTAGCAATAGCAGGTGGCTTATTGGCCTATCATAGCAAAACAAAAAATGAACAGAAACAAAGAGTTGCCCTTGTAAAAGAATTCACGCAATTTCTATCACAAGGAAAATATGATAGCCTTCCCAAGATATTTCTAGCAGATACAGCGCAACGAAATGGTTATAGTGATAAAGAGATTACCGCAAAATATCAAAATATTTTCACAGCTATTGAAGTAAAAAATATCAAAATGGACAAATTGAAAATAGTAAAACAAAAAGAAGATAAGTATCAAGTATCTTATGAATTGTCTTTTTCAACAGCAATGGGGCAGTTGAAAAATTTAAAATATCAAACTTATTTAGCTTATGAAGAGGGAAAACCAAAGTTGGAATGGGGGCCAAATTTGATTTTTCCACAAATGAGCGGCAAAGATAAAGTCAGTATGACAGTCGATGAACCAATACGTGGCAAAATTTTGGATCGAAATAACCAGCCTTTAGCCGAAAATGGTCCCTTACAACAATTGGGCGTAGTTCCACAAGAATTAGGTGAGGGGGATAAAAAAGAAAAAAATATAAAAGCAATCGCTGAAACTTACGATTTAACAGAAAAACAAATCATTCAAGCAGTAGAACAAAGTTGGGTAAAACCAAATTATTTTGTACCGTTGAAAATTGTCGATGAAGTAAAAGGATTACCGACGGGTGCCAGTATTCAAGAAATTACAGGTCGCAAATATCCTTTAGGCGCAGCGGCAGCTCATTTAGTAGGATATTTAGGGAAAATTACTGCTGATGACTTAAAAAAGCATCCAGAATTAACCAGTGAAGGAGAAATTGGGCGTGCCGGTCTGGAAGCTGTTTACGATGAAAAATTGCGTGGAAAAGCTGGTGGGAAATTAGCAATTACTGATGAGAAAGGTAATGAAAAAAATGTTTTACTCGAAACAAAGAAACAAGATGGTACGGCAATTCAAGTAACTATTGATAGTAGCTTGCAAGAATTAGCTTATAATGCTTTAGCAAAAAAAAGAGGTGCAACAGTTGTGAGTGCACCACATAATGGCGAGCTGCTTGCTTTAGTTAGTAGTCCTAGCTATGATCCTAATAAGATGACAAATGGAATTTCTCAAAAGGATTATGATACTTATGAAAAAGATGAGAAAAAGCCGTTTTTGAATCGGTTTTTAACAGGATATGCACCAGGATCGACTTTTAAAGCGATTACTGCGGCAATTGGATTAGATAATGCGAGTCTAAATCCGAATGAGAAACTAGCTATTAAGGGTTTAAAATGGCAGCAAGATACTTCATGGGGAAATTATTATGTGACACGAGTAGCTGATGTAGGGCAGGTAGATTTAAAAGCGGCGCTTGTTTATTCTGATAATATTTATATGGCACAAGAAACACTGAAAATGGGCGAAAAAGCTTTTCGAGCAGGCTTAAATAAATTTATTTTTGGTGAAAAATTGAATGTACCGCTGGCAATGAATCCAGCCCAAATTAGTAACGAAGAAAGTTTCAATTCCTCCATTTTACTAGCTGATACCGGTTATGGACAAGGTCAATTGTTAATTAATCCTATTCAACAAGCAACTATGTATTCTGTTTTTGCTAATAAAGGAACACTTGTTTATCCCAAACTCTTAACAGATGTAAAAGTAAGCAAAAAGGCAGATGTTGTCAAAGAAACTAGTGTAGATAGAATCAATGAGGATCTAAAAGCCGTTGTAAGTGATCCAAATGGCACCGCCCATAGTTTAAATAGCTTGGGATATCCTTTAGCTGCTAAAACTGGTACGGCTGAAATAAAAGAAAAACAAGATGAAAGAGGACAACAGAACAGCTTTTTACTTGCATACGAAGGAGAAAATAGCGGTTATCTTTTTATCAGTATGTTGGAAGATCGTCAAGAAAATGAATCAGCAACACAATTGGCACCGAACGTTTTAGCCTATTTACATGAACATTATTAA
- a CDS encoding DUF1033 family protein: protein MYQVVIMYGDNEPWWFFENWQTDITEEYTFSDLTAAEQFYENKWLELSPRFSHLKSHPNYQAAFWNESDERWCEECDDYLQQYTGLALLKDYNAIVEKSSSKLCQTINGEGKLRVCKRKVAN from the coding sequence ATGTATCAGGTTGTTATAATGTATGGGGATAATGAGCCTTGGTGGTTCTTTGAAAATTGGCAAACCGATATCACAGAAGAATATACTTTTAGTGATTTAACAGCTGCCGAACAATTTTATGAGAATAAGTGGCTCGAATTAAGCCCACGTTTTTCACATTTGAAATCACATCCAAATTATCAAGCTGCTTTTTGGAACGAAAGTGATGAACGTTGGTGTGAAGAATGTGATGATTACTTGCAGCAGTACACTGGTTTGGCATTATTGAAAGACTACAATGCCATAGTTGAAAAAAGTTCTAGCAAATTGTGCCAAACAATCAACGGTGAAGGCAAACTACGTGTTTGTAAACGTAAAGTTGCCAATTGA
- a CDS encoding DNA topoisomerase 3 yields MGKKLVLTEKPSVAKDFAKVLGAKPQGKDYFENEQYVITWAYGHLLTLKLPEDIKQEWKTWNMETLPMIPKHIGIKPLPKTNRQLKLIGNLAKRKDIIGGIIATDGGREGEAVGRYIFEWIRFNKPLERLWISSQTTKAVKEGFQQLKPAKQYDNLYQSAVARGKADWLVGLNVTRALTVKYHDSLSAGRVQTPTLALVARAQEKSEKFIPQTYYTVDLLYGDEKGRLQLKNPQQFHDRNEAETVVAKWQNQIGKVTDVTLKEKAQSAPLPYDLTELQRVANNLYHYSAKKTLSLVQSLYETHKVVSYPRTDSKYLPKDVATTLKERLQALAHVDVRAKEYLKNGAKVKQKAVFNDSKVTDHYALIPTEERPRFEKMSTDESRIYHLIVERFLGLFAEEYITANVKAVVTFAGGEFVFRQEKVLQSGWQKSNEKAVEKVTDWGQVQSIKGQFAINKELTAPPKFATEGSLLAQMEKYALGTPATRAEIIEKLLKSELMERRGNVLAVTPKGRQLLNLVNASLVSPDLTAKWEKSLENIAQGKESANTFLKGIEKDTARLVSEIKNSQETYKDYSLTTKICPECGSQLKERNTKDGKIYLCSNNECSYRRRKEPKLSNHRCPQCHKKMEILDGKNGAFFKCKYCGITEKIPDKKTRSKKMTKHEERKLLKKYSQEEEAAESPLALALKAAMKQED; encoded by the coding sequence ATGGGGAAAAAATTAGTACTTACTGAAAAACCAAGTGTGGCCAAAGATTTTGCTAAAGTATTAGGAGCAAAGCCACAAGGAAAAGATTATTTTGAAAATGAGCAATACGTTATCACTTGGGCTTATGGTCATCTATTAACGTTAAAATTACCAGAAGATATTAAACAAGAGTGGAAAACTTGGAATATGGAAACATTACCTATGATTCCCAAACATATTGGCATTAAGCCACTACCTAAAACGAATCGACAATTAAAACTAATTGGCAATTTAGCCAAACGTAAAGATATTATCGGTGGAATTATAGCTACAGATGGCGGACGTGAAGGAGAAGCTGTTGGGCGTTATATTTTTGAATGGATTCGCTTTAATAAGCCTTTGGAACGTTTATGGATTTCTTCGCAAACAACAAAAGCTGTGAAAGAGGGCTTTCAACAATTAAAGCCAGCAAAGCAATACGATAATTTATATCAATCTGCTGTGGCCAGAGGAAAAGCGGACTGGTTAGTTGGGTTAAACGTGACGCGGGCCTTAACTGTAAAATATCACGATAGCTTAAGTGCAGGACGGGTTCAAACACCAACATTAGCTTTAGTAGCAAGAGCCCAAGAAAAATCAGAAAAATTTATTCCTCAAACGTATTACACAGTAGACTTACTTTACGGTGATGAAAAAGGACGTTTGCAGTTAAAAAATCCACAACAATTTCATGATCGTAACGAAGCGGAAACAGTTGTAGCAAAGTGGCAAAATCAAATCGGTAAAGTAACGGACGTTACACTAAAAGAAAAAGCACAATCTGCGCCATTACCATATGATTTAACAGAATTGCAGCGAGTAGCTAATAATTTGTATCACTACTCAGCGAAAAAGACGTTATCGTTAGTTCAAAGTTTATATGAAACCCATAAAGTAGTCAGTTATCCGCGTACTGACTCAAAGTATTTACCAAAAGATGTAGCAACAACTTTAAAAGAACGGTTGCAAGCACTAGCCCATGTCGATGTGCGAGCAAAAGAATATTTGAAAAACGGAGCCAAAGTGAAACAAAAAGCTGTTTTCAACGATAGCAAAGTGACCGATCACTATGCGTTAATTCCCACGGAAGAACGGCCACGTTTTGAAAAAATGTCTACTGATGAAAGTCGTATTTATCATCTTATTGTCGAACGATTTTTAGGTTTATTTGCTGAAGAATATATTACAGCCAACGTAAAGGCAGTGGTGACATTTGCTGGGGGTGAATTTGTTTTTCGCCAAGAAAAAGTTTTACAAAGTGGTTGGCAAAAATCAAATGAAAAAGCTGTTGAAAAAGTAACGGATTGGGGGCAGGTTCAAAGTATTAAAGGTCAGTTTGCCATTAATAAGGAACTGACAGCGCCGCCTAAATTTGCGACAGAGGGAAGTTTGCTAGCGCAAATGGAAAAATACGCGCTGGGAACGCCAGCAACTCGTGCTGAAATTATTGAAAAGTTGTTAAAATCGGAATTGATGGAACGGCGTGGAAATGTCTTAGCAGTGACACCAAAAGGCAGACAATTGTTGAATTTAGTCAACGCTTCTTTAGTAAGTCCAGATTTAACGGCTAAATGGGAGAAGAGTTTAGAAAATATTGCTCAAGGCAAAGAATCTGCTAATACTTTTTTAAAAGGCATCGAAAAAGACACCGCTCGATTAGTGAGTGAAATTAAAAACTCACAAGAAACGTATAAAGACTATTCTCTTACAACTAAGATTTGTCCGGAATGTGGTTCGCAATTGAAAGAACGCAACACCAAAGACGGAAAAATTTATCTTTGTTCCAATAACGAATGCAGCTATCGTCGAAGAAAAGAACCGAAACTTTCCAATCATCGTTGTCCACAATGTCATAAGAAAATGGAAATTTTAGATGGTAAAAATGGTGCTTTCTTCAAATGTAAATATTGCGGAATTACTGAAAAAATTCCGGATAAGAAAACACGTAGCAAAAAAATGACCAAGCATGAAGAACGGAAATTACTTAAAAAGTACAGTCAAGAAGAAGAAGCGGCAGAAAGCCCGTTAGCTTTAGCATTGAAAGCTGCGATGAAACAAGAAGATTAA
- a CDS encoding solute carrier family 23 protein has protein sequence MEEKNDIHFHNDDVVLDIHDRPAPFHWFGLSLQHLFTMFGATVLVPILVGINPSIALVSSGLGTLVYLTVTKGKIPAYLGSSFAFIAAMQMLMKTDGYPAIAQGALTTGVVYLIVSFVIKKIGTSWLDKVLPPIVVGPVIMVIGLGLASNAANNAMYNTSGNYDFKYVAVALLTLAVTIIFNMFLTGFLGLIPILLGIISGYFIALAFGIVNFQPVIDAPWFQLPAFEVMFVQYQPKLYLNAITTMAPIAFVTMTEHIGHLMVLNKLTKRNFFKDPGMDRTLMGDGLAQIVAGFVGGPPVTSYGENIGVLAITRVHSVFVIGGAAVFAIVLGFVGKLSALILSIPGPVISGISFVLFGVIAASGLKILVENNTNFDKKKNLLITSSILVIGIGGLVFEAGTFTLSAMALSTLIGIFLNLVLPDR, from the coding sequence ATGGAAGAAAAAAATGATATTCACTTTCACAATGATGATGTTGTCTTAGACATCCACGATCGTCCCGCACCTTTTCACTGGTTCGGATTAAGTTTACAACACTTGTTTACTATGTTTGGTGCCACAGTTTTAGTCCCAATCTTGGTAGGAATTAATCCAAGTATTGCTTTAGTCAGCTCTGGTCTTGGAACATTGGTGTATTTAACGGTTACGAAAGGCAAAATTCCTGCCTATCTCGGCAGTAGCTTTGCTTTTATTGCTGCCATGCAAATGTTAATGAAAACAGACGGTTATCCCGCCATTGCCCAAGGTGCGTTGACTACAGGTGTGGTTTATCTAATCGTTTCTTTTGTAATAAAAAAAATTGGTACTTCGTGGTTAGATAAAGTTTTACCACCAATTGTTGTAGGACCAGTTATCATGGTTATTGGTCTTGGATTAGCTAGTAATGCCGCGAACAATGCCATGTACAACACGAGTGGTAATTATGATTTCAAATATGTTGCTGTCGCTTTATTGACTCTCGCTGTAACAATTATTTTCAATATGTTTTTAACAGGTTTTTTAGGTTTGATTCCCATTTTACTAGGTATTATTTCAGGTTATTTCATTGCCTTAGCTTTTGGTATTGTTAATTTTCAACCTGTAATTGATGCTCCTTGGTTTCAATTGCCCGCTTTTGAAGTCATGTTTGTACAATACCAGCCTAAATTATATTTAAATGCCATTACTACCATGGCACCGATTGCCTTTGTAACAATGACCGAGCATATCGGACATTTAATGGTTTTAAACAAATTAACTAAACGTAATTTCTTTAAAGATCCTGGCATGGATCGTACTTTAATGGGGGATGGCTTAGCACAAATCGTAGCGGGGTTTGTCGGCGGGCCTCCAGTAACAAGTTATGGTGAAAATATTGGTGTGCTAGCTATTACTCGCGTTCACAGCGTTTTTGTTATTGGCGGTGCAGCTGTATTTGCTATTGTTTTAGGTTTTGTCGGTAAATTAAGTGCGCTAATTTTAAGCATTCCTGGTCCTGTAATTTCAGGTATCAGCTTTGTTTTATTCGGAGTTATTGCTGCTAGTGGACTGAAAATTTTGGTCGAAAATAATACCAATTTTGATAAAAAGAAAAACTTATTGATTACTTCAAGCATTTTAGTAATTGGGATTGGCGGGCTCGTGTTTGAAGCCGGAACGTTTACTTTATCGGCCATGGCATTATCAACTTTAATCGGTATTTTCTTAAATTTAGTTTTACCAGATCGCTAA
- a CDS encoding MurR/RpiR family transcriptional regulator produces the protein MRLEERINKIKTFSNTEYSLIEYILSAKSKVISMQTADLAEVTFTSPASVTRLSKKLGFSGFNELKFFLKSELERQEKISMESWDLLQNDINKTISLISETNLIPMNELIAKATKIFVFGTDWGERNATELLVRNFMTIGVFLISVPSITEFRWIAEEVTPNDLVIVVSFSGENTEVTEISRLILLKGTEIISITPLTKNHLSSLTVNNLYYQTSELPRLSNNPNAEYNMFTTLHILLDALFRNYYDNFLHS, from the coding sequence ATGAGACTAGAAGAAAGAATCAATAAAATTAAAACTTTTTCGAATACTGAATACAGTCTAATTGAATATATTCTATCCGCTAAAAGTAAGGTGATTTCTATGCAAACAGCGGATTTAGCAGAAGTAACCTTTACTAGTCCAGCTAGCGTAACCAGATTATCAAAAAAATTGGGATTTTCTGGATTTAACGAATTGAAGTTTTTTTTAAAGTCAGAGCTCGAACGACAAGAAAAAATCAGTATGGAAAGTTGGGATTTACTACAAAATGATATAAATAAGACAATTAGCTTAATTTCAGAAACAAATTTGATACCTATGAACGAGTTAATTGCAAAAGCAACTAAGATCTTTGTTTTCGGCACAGATTGGGGTGAAAGAAATGCAACTGAATTATTAGTTAGAAATTTTATGACTATAGGAGTATTTCTAATTTCTGTCCCTTCAATAACTGAGTTTCGTTGGATTGCTGAAGAAGTGACCCCAAATGACCTCGTTATAGTTGTCTCTTTTAGTGGCGAAAATACCGAAGTCACTGAAATTTCACGTTTAATCCTATTAAAAGGAACAGAGATAATTTCCATTACACCACTAACTAAAAATCATTTATCTAGTCTAACTGTCAATAACCTTTATTATCAGACTTCTGAACTCCCAAGACTAAGTAACAATCCTAATGCTGAATATAATATGTTTACAACACTGCATATATTATTAGATGCACTTTTTAGAAATTACTATGATAACTTTTTGCACTCTTGA
- a CDS encoding family 4 glycosyl hydrolase: MKMNNLKVVIAGGGSTYTPGIVQAMINSRDKFNFTSITLYDIDEIRNDDMYQIIDYMLKKEALEKKVTLSQTTDPKLAFIKSDFIFSQIRVGGMEMREIDEKIPLSHGLVGQETCGLGGFSYGLRSIKGLLEIVSYVDQYAPDAWLLNYTNPETLVSEAVRRAFPHVKMLNACDMTISIEETVAINYGYDRKNWIPTYYGLNHFGWYTSIYDKSLDRDVMPEIIEKLNADGLQVADFNSGDKTWQEAWDMLCVMTKNFPDFLPNNYLEYYLYSNEVVEKSNPKYTRANMVMDGREKRTKEMSRKIREKVDGDILDFNFGEHGQYIVDMAVSILNDKHDRFMLIVPNMGAIPNLRSDAMVEIPAYVGRTGAEPISLRFEINDFHKGLMEAQNAAEKLLVDAYFENSYQKALQAFTLNQTVPSAKVAKVVLDELIEANGDFWPELN, translated from the coding sequence ATGAAAATGAATAATTTGAAAGTTGTAATCGCAGGTGGCGGGAGTACGTACACACCTGGAATTGTTCAAGCAATGATTAATAGTAGAGATAAATTCAATTTTACATCGATTACATTATACGATATTGATGAAATACGTAATGATGATATGTATCAGATCATTGACTATATGTTAAAAAAAGAAGCCCTTGAAAAAAAAGTCACCCTATCCCAGACCACAGACCCTAAGTTAGCCTTTATAAAATCTGACTTTATATTTTCTCAAATACGTGTAGGCGGTATGGAAATGAGAGAAATCGACGAAAAAATTCCACTTAGTCATGGTTTGGTTGGGCAGGAAACGTGTGGACTCGGTGGTTTTTCTTATGGATTACGCTCGATTAAAGGATTGTTGGAAATTGTGTCCTATGTGGATCAATATGCTCCCGATGCTTGGTTATTAAACTATACAAATCCGGAAACATTAGTTTCAGAAGCAGTTCGTAGAGCATTTCCACATGTAAAAATGTTGAATGCGTGTGACATGACAATTTCGATTGAGGAAACAGTCGCAATTAATTATGGTTATGACCGTAAAAATTGGATTCCGACATATTATGGACTAAACCATTTTGGATGGTATACATCAATTTATGATAAATCTTTAGATCGTGACGTTATGCCAGAAATTATTGAAAAATTGAATGCAGATGGATTACAAGTTGCTGATTTTAATTCAGGTGATAAGACGTGGCAAGAAGCATGGGATATGCTGTGTGTCATGACAAAAAATTTTCCGGATTTTCTACCAAATAATTACTTAGAGTATTATCTATATTCAAATGAAGTTGTAGAAAAATCCAATCCCAAGTATACCCGTGCAAATATGGTTATGGATGGACGAGAAAAGCGTACCAAAGAAATGTCAAGAAAAATTAGAGAAAAAGTAGATGGAGATATTTTGGATTTTAATTTTGGTGAACATGGTCAATATATTGTTGATATGGCTGTATCAATATTGAATGATAAGCATGACCGATTTATGCTTATTGTTCCCAATATGGGGGCTATTCCCAATTTGCGTAGTGATGCAATGGTGGAAATTCCTGCTTATGTTGGTAGAACAGGTGCTGAACCAATCTCTTTAAGATTTGAGATTAATGACTTTCATAAAGGTTTAATGGAGGCACAAAATGCAGCTGAAAAACTATTAGTTGATGCGTATTTTGAAAACTCTTACCAAAAAGCTTTACAAGCTTTTACCTTGAATCAAACTGTACCATCTGCAAAAGTTGCAAAAGTTGTCTTAGATGAATTAATTGAAGCAAATGGAGATTTTTGGCCGGAGTTAAATTGA